The following proteins come from a genomic window of Prionailurus viverrinus isolate Anna chromosome D1, UM_Priviv_1.0, whole genome shotgun sequence:
- the LOC125146555 gene encoding olfactory receptor 10AG1-like codes for MKCEEVKADDNTSTIKQFVLLGFSDLPNLQRLLFGVFSTIYVIILIGNSLVITITGLDKELQKPMYFFLAHLSSLEICYVSVTLPRILVNLWTQDRSISMLGCASQMCFFLALGATECFLLTVMAYDRYVAICNPLHYPLVMNQKMCIQLAVGSWIGGVPVQIGQTCQIFSLHFCNSNQINHFFCDIPPILRLACGDLFVHEISVYVVAMLFVTLPFVLILVSYSKIISTILKLPTARGRAKAFSTCSSHLLVVFLFFGSATITYLRPKSNHSAGTDRLLSLFYTTVTPMFNPLIYSLRNKDVTAALRKLLLKKMA; via the coding sequence ATGAAATGTGAAGAGGTGAAAGCAGATGATAATACTTCCACCATAAAGCAATTTGTGCTCTTGGGATTTTCTGACCTTCCAAACCTCCAACGGTTACTATTTGGAGTGTTCTCCACCATTTACGTCATTATCTTAATTGGAAATAGCCTCGTAATAACAATAACCGGCCTTGACAAGGAACTACAGAAACCCATGTATTTTTTCCTGGCGCATCTTTCCTCGTTGGAAATCTGTTACGTGTCCGTCACTCTCCCTAGGATTCTGGTGAACCTTTGGACTCAGGATAGAAGCATTTCTATGCTGGGCTGTGCCTCCCAGATGTGCTTCTTCCTCGCGTTGGGAGCCACTGAGTGTTTCCTCCTGACAGtaatggcctatgaccgctacgTGGCCATTTGTAACCCTCTGCACTACCCTCTAGTCATGAACCAGAAGATGTGTATCCAACTGGCTGTTGGCTCCTGGATCGGTGGAGTCCCAGTCCAGATAGGACAAACATGTCAgattttctctctgcatttctgTAATTCTAACCAAATCAACCACTTCTTCTGCGACATACCCCCCATCCTACGGCTAGCCTGTGGGGACCTCTTTGTACATGAGATATCAGTCTATGTAGTAGCTATGTTGTTTGTCACACTTCCTTTTGTGTTGATACTTGTCTCTTACAGCAAAATCATTTCCACCATTCTCAAGTTGCCAACCGCCAGGGGACGGGCCAAAGCTTTTTCCACCTGTTCTTCCCACCTGCTGGTcgtgtttttattctttggatCTGCTACCATTACCTACTTAAGGCCCAAGTCCAATCACTCTGCAGGAACTGACAGACTGCTCTCTCTTTTCTATACCACAGTGACGCCAATGTTTAATCCCCTGATATACAGTCTTAGGAACAAGGATGTGACTGCAGCCCTGAGAAaactattacttaaaaaaatggcaTGA
- the LOC125177174 gene encoding olfactory receptor 10AG1-like — MQHKEKPPEANLTELIEFVLLDFADVPHLRWLLFGLFSVIYIAIVMSNGIIFLITKLDPALQTPMYYFLGNFSFLEICYVSVTLPRMLMNLWTQRRTISLVACATQMCCILVLGATECFLLTVMAYDRYVAICNPLHYPLVMNHKICIQLVAGSWISGIPVQIGQTFQIFSLSFCGSNLIDHFFCDIPPILKLACGDTFVSEMLIYIAAVLIVTIPFLLILISYSKIISTVLQLPSATSRAKAFSTCSSHLIVVALFFGSAVITYLRPKHSHSAGIDKVLSLFYTIVTPMFNPMIYSLRNKDVIMALRRLLYK, encoded by the coding sequence ATGCAACACAAAGAAAAACCACCAGAAGCAAACCTAACTGAACTGATAGAATTTGTTCTCTTGGACTTTGCTGATGTTCCCCATCTCCGGTGGCTTCTGTTTGGATTGTTCTCGGTCATCTATATCGCTATTGTGATGAGTAATGGCATCATATTTCTAATAACAAAATTGGATCCTGCACTTCAGACTCCTATGTACTATTTCCTTggcaatttttcctttttggaaatctGCTATGTGTCAGTTACTCTCCCCAGAATGCTTATGAACCTTTGGACCCAGAGAAGAACAATTTCATTAGTTGCCTGTGCCACACAGATGTGCTGTATTCTTGTGTTGGGAGCCACGGAGTGTTTCCTGCTGAcagtgatggcctatgaccgctacgTGGCCATCTGTAACCCTCTGCACTACCCTCTagtcatgaaccataagatctgTATCCAGCTGGTGGCTGGCTCCTGGATCAGTGGAATTCCAGTCCAGATAGGGCAAACGTTCcagattttctctctgtccttttgtGGCTCCAATTTAATTGACCACTTCTTCTGTGACATCCCCCCAATCCTCAAGCTTGCTTGTGGGGACACatttgtgagtgaaatgttgaTCTACATAGCTGCTGTGTTGATTGTCACCATTCCCTTTCTGTTGATACTTATCTCCTATAGCAAAATCATCTCCACAGTCCTTCAATTGCCATCAGCCACAAGTCGGGCcaaagccttctccacctgtTCTTCTCATCTTATTGTTGTGGCGTTGTTCTTTGGATCAGCCGTTATCACTTACTTAAGACCCAAACACAGTCACTCAGCAGGAATTGACAAagtactttctcttttctacaCAATTGTGACTCCCATGTTTAATCCCATGATATACAGTCTAAGGAACAAGGATGTCATCATGGCATTGAGAAGATTGCTATATAAGTAG
- the LOC125177049 gene encoding olfactory receptor 10AG1-like, translating into MENRLKTGISNVTKLVEFVLLGFSDIPNLHWTLFGIFLVIYLTILMCNSIIILVTRIDSALQTPMYFFLGNLSFLEICYVTVTMPRMLMDLLTQKGNISFFACAAQMFFFLTFGSSECLLLTVMAYDRYMAICNPLYYPLIMNHKVCVQLVTVSWISVFPFVIGQTCQIFSLPFCGSNTINHFFCDIPPVLKLACGDTLVNEFVVYIIAVAIVMVPFLLIVVSYGKIISSILKLSSAKGRSKAFSTCSSHLIVVVLFYGTATINYTQLKSNQSEGVGKLISLFFTVLIPTLNPIIYTLRNQDITVALRKLLKKFLI; encoded by the coding sequence ATGGAGAATCGATTAAAAACAGGAATTTCAAATGTTACTAAACTGGTGGAATTTGTTCTCTTAGGGTTTTCTGATATTCCCAATCTCCATTGGACTCTTTTTGGGATATTTTTAGTCATCTACCTAACTATCCTGATGTGCAATAGCATCATAATATTGGTAACAAGAATTGACTCTGCTCTCCAGAcccccatgtatttttttcttggcaaTCTCTCCTTCTTAGAAATCTGTTATGTAACAGTCACAATGCCCAGAATGCTCATGGACCTATTGACtcagaaaggaaatatttctttctttgcctgtgctgcacaaatgttttttttcctcacatttgGAAGCTCAGAGTGTCTTCTCCTGAcagtgatggcctatgaccgctacaTGGCCATTTGTAACCCTCTGTACTACCCTCTAATCATGAACCACAAGGTCTGTGTCCAGCTGGTGACTGTCTCCTGGATCAGTGTATTTCCATTTGTAATTGGACAAACATGccagattttctctctgcccttttgtGGGTCTAACACAATTAATCATTTCTTCTGTGACATCCCCCCAGTACTCAAGCTAGCTTGTGGGGACACACTTGTGAATGAATTTGTGGTCTATATAATTGCAGTGGCAATTGTCATGGTTCCATTTCTGTTGATTGTTGTCTCCTATGGCAAAATTATCTCCAGCATTCTGAAATTGTCGTCAGCCAAAGGGAGGTCTAAAGCCTTCTCCACCTGTTCTTCTCACCTGATAGTTGTCGTCTTATTCTATGGAACAGCTACTATCAATTATACACAACTGAAATCAAATCAATCTGAAGGAGTTGGGAAAttgatctctcttttcttcaccGTTTTGATCCCAACTTTGAATCCCATTATATATACTCTGAGGAACCAAGACATCACGGTAGCACTAAGAAAACTACTAAAGAAGTTTTTAATATGA